From a single Brassica napus cultivar Da-Ae chromosome C9, Da-Ae, whole genome shotgun sequence genomic region:
- the LOC106418571 gene encoding ras-related protein RABF2a: MATAGNKNINAKLVLLGDVGAGKSSLVLRFVKDQFVEFQESTIGAAFFSQTLAVNDATVKFEIWDTAGQERYHSLAPMYYRGAAAAIIVFDITNQASFERAKKWVQELQAQGNPNMVMALAGNKADLLDARKVSPEEAEAYAQENSLFFMETSAKTATNVKDIFYEIAKRLPRVQPAENPTGMVLPNGPGATAASASCCA; this comes from the exons ATGGCCACCGCTGGAAACAAGAACATCAACGCCAAATTG GTATTGCTTGGAGATGTTGGGGCTGGAAAATCAAGTCTTGTGCTTAGGTTTGTCAAAGATCAGTTTGTTGAGTTCCAG GAATCAACCATAGGTGCAGCTTTTTTCTCTCAAACATTGGCtgtgaatgatgcaactgtCAAGTTTGAGATATGGGATACAGCTGGTCAGGAACGTTACCATAGCTTGGCTCCAATGTACTACAGGGGTGCAGCTGCTGCCATTATTGTCTTTGACATTACTAATCAA GCGTCATTTGAGAGAGCGAAGAAATGGGTTCAAGAACTGCAGGCACAAG GTAACCCTAATATGGTGATGGCTCTTGCTGGAAACAAAGCTGATTTATTGGATGCAAGGAAAGTGTCTCCAGAG GAGGCAGAGGCATATGCGCAAGAGAACAGCCTTTTCTTCATGGAAACCTCAGCGAAGACTGCAACAAATGTCAAAGACATCTTCTACGAAATCG CAAAAAGGCTACCGCGCGTGCAGCCAGCAGAAAACCCAACAGGGATGGTTCTCCCAAACGGGCCAGGAGCTACGGCAGCAAGCGCATCATGTTGTGCTTAA